A genomic segment from Pseudomonas sp. M30-35 encodes:
- a CDS encoding fimbrial protein — translation MVRSICGMFLLLCSLQAYADFGSTPCPFNDIASTYSYFGDPALANVGDVIGMFDIDITVTGCSQSLTDLIIYRLGAQPVDPLANSPRMCETTVYGVGLRSAGESCASYYPGNYSTGPGVGDLRPIPIGSRVSVVSKSFELVKTGEIPVGPSQLSLKNSTLSVVGLDVFVGGGNSATFQLSQLGAIPPGEIIGTECSLATTNINVPFGDISGVGATESFDVVFDSCTDQLDATGYNNSVSLAFSSQRIKPDGSALLNCSDADCAKGIQIELQNKDNTPISLTAPYRLSSNTPVFGPNGLTYTFNAQIKENPGEAMDGGKIDTQLVFETIVE, via the coding sequence ATGGTTCGTAGTATTTGCGGGATGTTTCTGTTGTTATGTAGTTTGCAAGCATATGCTGACTTTGGATCAACTCCTTGTCCGTTTAATGATATCGCGAGTACATATAGTTATTTTGGTGATCCGGCTTTGGCCAATGTCGGCGATGTGATTGGTATGTTCGATATTGATATTACTGTGACAGGCTGCAGCCAAAGCTTAACTGATCTTATAATTTATCGTTTGGGCGCGCAGCCAGTTGATCCACTTGCCAACAGTCCACGCATGTGTGAGACCACAGTATATGGTGTCGGGTTGAGGAGTGCGGGTGAGTCTTGTGCGAGTTACTATCCCGGAAATTATTCTACTGGGCCCGGTGTGGGGGATCTGCGGCCGATCCCGATTGGCAGTCGAGTTTCAGTCGTGAGCAAAAGTTTTGAGCTCGTTAAGACGGGTGAGATTCCTGTCGGGCCAAGTCAGTTATCGCTTAAGAATTCAACGCTTTCTGTGGTAGGCCTAGATGTTTTTGTTGGAGGAGGAAATAGTGCAACATTTCAACTTTCTCAGCTTGGGGCAATTCCTCCAGGTGAAATTATCGGTACTGAATGCTCTCTAGCAACCACTAATATCAATGTTCCTTTTGGTGATATTAGCGGGGTGGGGGCAACAGAATCATTCGATGTGGTATTTGACAGTTGCACCGATCAGTTGGATGCGACGGGCTATAACAATTCTGTGTCGCTAGCGTTTAGCTCCCAGCGCATCAAGCCGGATGGTTCTGCATTGCTGAACTGCTCAGATGCTGATTGCGCTAAAGGTATTCAGATCGAATTGCAAAATAAAGATAACACTCCGATTAGTTTGACAGCGCCGTATAGACTTTCCAGCAATACCCCCGTTTTCGGTCCTAATGGTTTGACCTATACCTTTAACGCCCAGATAAAAGAAAATCCCGGCGAGGCAATGGATGGTGGGAAAATTGACACGCAACTGGTATTTGAAACCATTGTTGAATGA
- a CDS encoding fimbrial protein yields the protein MKKISLLALAVAAVMSSGAFAETGTLNFTGNLNTSTCTVAPGGDAGAGAGAGVVDVDMGDVSFSDLSTVAGDGTVSAAFTDIDLGLSCTAATGKTAVVMSFDPQSGSGLDAMDNRLLSLAAGGATGAGIALVDGTNQIIDLGANGEIRAPLTVDGAGVGTADMALRATYVSNGDTQVGGAANASLPFLLTYE from the coding sequence ATGAAGAAAATTTCCCTCCTCGCCCTGGCCGTTGCTGCTGTCATGTCCAGCGGTGCTTTCGCTGAAACCGGCACCCTGAACTTCACCGGTAACCTGAACACCTCCACTTGCACCGTCGCTCCAGGTGGCGATGCCGGTGCTGGTGCTGGTGCTGGTGTTGTCGACGTTGACATGGGCGATGTTTCGTTCAGCGACCTGTCTACTGTAGCTGGCGACGGTACTGTCAGCGCGGCGTTCACCGACATCGACCTGGGTCTGTCGTGCACCGCCGCCACCGGTAAAACTGCTGTGGTCATGAGCTTCGATCCACAAAGTGGTAGCGGTCTGGACGCCATGGACAACCGTCTGCTGTCCCTGGCAGCTGGTGGTGCGACAGGTGCCGGTATCGCACTGGTTGACGGTACTAATCAGATTATCGATCTGGGCGCCAACGGTGAAATTCGTGCTCCGTTGACCGTTGATGGTGCTGGTGTAGGTACTGCTGATATGGCGCTGCGTGCGACCTACGTTAGCAACGGTGATACTCAGGTAGGTGGTGCTGCCAACGCTAGCCTGCCGTTCTTGCTGACTTACGAGTGA
- a CDS encoding transporter substrate-binding domain-containing protein, with protein sequence MRAEPVPLHLTVRTPVLAPVPELSAASQAWLVQHKTVRVAAWGEVAYPPFDMLYQSDHFEGLSADYLGVLKQSLGVHLAIQRFPDRATAEQALVSGEVDMLAFYTSDAPARSDILKSRPYLLNRAVILKRPNDPLDATGELVGRRLGIAGDTGVIERARAQYPQARLVLYNSRQNAIAALVYGQVDALWSDAASADYLIKRAYFNQAVVGGEARNPAFNLGFAVSTNQPALLDAINQVLVALPLAGRLRIATRWRLGAQYALSENPLSLTSDEQAWLATHKQIRVAVNGAYAPLTFFDQQQTLQGLTVDIFQQIHKRTGINFTFVPSDSLHDINQMLEGNKADVIGALSIGEQRQATLQFTRPYLVNPFVVASKATAPPLMDIAELNGKQLAIPENNPLIPWLRAQYPEITLLPTKNAIRGLELLHEGKVDGSVNAQISTDYFIKHFFPNELRISSNIGPKGAHIAMATRQDQPLLRSILDKAMLDIPPEEMSRLTDRWRSHFTPTLASSWSNYKDLIYSIIGAAAACVLLFLLWNRYLRHQIKQRQKAERALKDQLEFTHTLIDGSPVALYVRDNQGRLLQCNKAYLEFLKTDRDQVIGKRLPESPVMTTDFNQQYHALYERTLRDGSPTFAYLEILVEGDQFRIYHWTLPFQNAVGEIIGIIGGWLDITERERLMQELREAKEMADAANRSKSIFLASMSHEIRTPMNAILGLLELLQRRGGDAQQVRESIRAAHDSAHSLLSLIGDILDLSKIESGAMEPSPRTTAIVELVESLFRLFEHSARQKNLEANLVIEVQDEYVLIDSLMLKQIVSNLMSNAIKFTAQGSIELALFQELDAPEPGKGRFVIQVSDTGPGMSPSQQQAVYEPFVQVCNESLARTGSGLGLSISRRLAELIPGDLQVESEQGVGSTFSLSFDVPLSAAIEQDALNIEDQALRSSLRILIADDHAANRLLLCQQLEFSGHTVDAAEDGDIALALWEPAQPPYDLIITDCDMPKMDGFTLTRTLREREQCLGRPNVPVLGLTANAQMEMILLCKDAGMTDCLFKPITLDELNQRVVQACRGGSEANTIAVPATEGEDPVAHNAFLEEVISTNRADALALETLARQQDSKGLARLTHRIKGAAKYVDAHGVVLACEMLETYASKGDTTQVQAQIMTLLRELQALESSLLQRMQDNNVAVRADIDDESTSRHL encoded by the coding sequence TTGCGCGCCGAGCCCGTACCGTTGCACCTGACTGTTCGCACGCCCGTGCTTGCACCAGTGCCCGAGCTGTCGGCCGCGAGCCAGGCCTGGCTCGTGCAGCACAAGACAGTGCGGGTCGCCGCTTGGGGAGAGGTGGCCTACCCGCCTTTCGACATGCTGTATCAATCCGACCACTTTGAAGGCCTGAGCGCCGATTACCTGGGCGTATTGAAGCAAAGCTTGGGCGTGCACCTAGCGATCCAGCGCTTCCCTGACCGGGCCACCGCCGAGCAAGCGCTGGTGAGCGGCGAGGTCGACATGCTTGCTTTCTATACCAGCGATGCACCCGCGCGTAGCGATATCCTGAAATCCCGCCCCTACCTGCTCAACCGCGCGGTCATCTTGAAACGCCCAAATGACCCTTTGGATGCCACTGGCGAGTTGGTCGGCCGACGACTAGGTATCGCGGGCGATACCGGCGTGATAGAGCGAGCGCGGGCACAATACCCGCAGGCCAGGCTGGTGCTGTATAACAGTCGTCAGAATGCAATCGCCGCGCTGGTCTATGGGCAAGTGGACGCGCTCTGGAGCGATGCTGCATCGGCCGACTACCTGATCAAGCGAGCCTATTTCAACCAAGCAGTGGTGGGTGGTGAAGCCCGGAACCCGGCCTTCAATCTCGGATTTGCCGTTAGTACCAACCAACCGGCCCTATTGGACGCTATCAATCAGGTTCTGGTGGCATTGCCATTGGCGGGACGCTTGCGCATCGCCACACGCTGGAGGCTGGGTGCTCAATATGCACTGAGCGAAAATCCATTGTCCTTAACATCGGATGAACAGGCCTGGCTTGCTACCCACAAGCAAATCCGGGTGGCTGTCAATGGCGCTTACGCGCCGCTGACGTTCTTCGATCAACAACAAACCCTGCAAGGGTTAACAGTCGATATCTTTCAGCAGATCCACAAGCGTACCGGTATCAACTTTACCTTCGTGCCCAGTGATTCGTTGCACGACATCAACCAAATGCTGGAGGGCAACAAAGCAGATGTCATCGGCGCTCTGAGCATCGGTGAGCAACGGCAGGCAACGTTACAGTTCACCCGGCCCTATCTGGTCAACCCGTTCGTAGTGGCCTCAAAAGCCACCGCCCCACCGCTTATGGACATTGCAGAGCTCAACGGCAAACAATTGGCAATTCCGGAGAATAACCCACTGATCCCGTGGCTGAGGGCGCAGTATCCAGAGATAACACTGCTACCTACCAAAAATGCAATCCGTGGCCTCGAATTGCTCCACGAAGGCAAGGTCGACGGCAGTGTCAATGCACAGATCAGCACCGACTACTTCATCAAACATTTTTTCCCCAACGAACTGCGCATCAGCTCCAACATCGGGCCCAAGGGCGCGCACATCGCCATGGCCACCCGACAGGATCAACCGCTACTGCGGAGCATTCTGGACAAGGCGATGCTAGACATCCCCCCCGAGGAAATGTCACGCCTGACCGACCGCTGGCGCAGCCACTTCACCCCGACCTTGGCCAGTTCATGGAGCAATTATAAAGACCTCATCTACAGTATCATCGGCGCTGCGGCGGCCTGTGTACTGCTGTTCCTTCTCTGGAACCGTTACCTGCGCCACCAAATCAAACAACGGCAAAAGGCCGAGCGAGCGCTCAAGGATCAGTTGGAGTTCACCCATACCTTGATCGACGGCTCACCTGTCGCGTTGTATGTGCGTGATAACCAAGGGCGACTCCTGCAATGCAACAAAGCCTATCTGGAGTTCCTCAAGACCGACCGCGACCAGGTGATCGGTAAACGACTGCCAGAATCCCCGGTGATGACCACCGACTTCAACCAGCAGTATCACGCCTTGTATGAACGAACCCTCCGCGATGGTTCGCCGACTTTCGCATACCTAGAGATATTGGTCGAAGGTGATCAGTTCCGGATCTATCACTGGACGCTGCCGTTCCAGAATGCCGTGGGCGAAATCATCGGCATTATTGGCGGCTGGCTCGACATCACCGAACGCGAACGGCTGATGCAGGAGCTGCGCGAAGCTAAAGAAATGGCCGACGCCGCCAACCGCTCAAAATCGATTTTCTTGGCGAGCATGAGTCACGAAATCCGCACCCCGATGAATGCCATCCTCGGACTGTTAGAGCTGTTGCAACGCCGAGGTGGCGATGCCCAACAAGTGCGTGAATCCATACGGGCAGCCCATGACTCGGCCCATTCGTTGCTGTCGCTAATTGGCGACATTCTGGATTTATCGAAGATCGAGTCCGGTGCCATGGAGCCCTCTCCACGCACCACAGCCATCGTCGAGTTGGTGGAATCGTTATTCCGATTGTTTGAGCATAGCGCCCGTCAGAAGAACCTAGAAGCGAATCTGGTGATCGAGGTGCAGGATGAGTACGTACTGATCGACTCTCTGATGCTCAAGCAAATCGTCTCGAACCTGATGAGCAATGCCATCAAGTTCACCGCTCAAGGCAGCATCGAACTGGCGCTATTCCAGGAACTGGACGCGCCGGAACCAGGCAAGGGCCGCTTCGTGATCCAGGTTTCCGATACCGGCCCCGGCATGAGCCCCAGCCAGCAACAGGCAGTGTACGAACCCTTTGTGCAGGTATGTAATGAAAGCCTGGCCAGAACCGGCAGCGGTCTGGGTCTAAGTATTTCCCGGCGCTTAGCCGAGTTAATTCCCGGCGATTTGCAGGTGGAAAGCGAACAGGGAGTAGGCTCGACGTTCAGCCTCAGTTTTGATGTGCCGTTGAGTGCTGCCATCGAGCAGGACGCTTTAAACATTGAAGATCAAGCTCTACGCTCTTCGTTGCGGATTCTGATTGCCGACGATCATGCGGCGAATCGCCTGTTGCTCTGCCAGCAACTGGAGTTTTCGGGGCACACAGTGGACGCTGCCGAGGATGGCGACATTGCGTTGGCACTATGGGAGCCGGCCCAACCACCCTATGACTTGATCATCACCGATTGCGACATGCCGAAAATGGACGGTTTTACCTTAACCCGCACGCTGCGAGAACGGGAGCAATGTCTCGGTCGCCCGAACGTACCCGTGCTGGGGCTGACAGCGAATGCCCAGATGGAAATGATCCTGCTGTGCAAAGACGCCGGCATGACCGACTGCCTGTTCAAACCCATTACCCTGGATGAGTTGAACCAGCGGGTCGTTCAGGCCTGCCGGGGTGGGTCGGAGGCGAATACTATCGCGGTTCCAGCCACGGAGGGGGAAGACCCGGTGGCACACAACGCCTTTCTGGAAGAGGTGATCAGCACGAACCGGGCCGATGCCCTGGCACTTGAAACCCTCGCCCGCCAGCAGGACAGCAAGGGGCTAGCAAGGCTGACCCATCGCATCAAAGGTGCCGCCAAATACGTGGATGCCCATGGTGTAGTGCTCGCCTGCGAGATGCTCGAAACATACGCCAGCAAGGGTGATACCACACAAGTACAAGCACAGATCATGACCTTGTTGCGTGAGCTGCAAGCGCTGGAAAGCTCGTTACTACAACGCATGCAGGACAACAACGTGGCCGTCAGGGCTGACATCGACGACGAATCAACTTCAAGGCATCTATGA